A segment of the Catenuloplanes nepalensis genome:
GGACGCCCTCGGCCAGGGCGAACGGGGTCAGGACGATGCCGCCGACGAGGAAGCCGGTCAGCGACGTCTCGAACGGGTCGCCGCCGGCATCGGTGGCACGGCCGATCAGCGTGACGACGGCGTAGCCGAGCGCGGAGGAGAGCGCGTAGGCGATGCCGAGAGCCGGGTTCGGGCCGGTGGTGCCGCTGTCCAGGGAGAGCGCGACCAGGCCGGAGAGCGCGAGCGTGATCGCGGCGGCGCCGGCGTGGCCGAGACGTTCGGCGAGGAACACGCGGGCACCGACGGCGATCAGGATCGGACCGGCGCCGAGCGTGACGACGGTGGCCACGGCGAGACCGGTCTCGGCGATGCTGAAGTAGAACGCGGACTGGTAGACGGCGAGCCCCACGCCGGTCGCGATCACCATCAGCAGGCGGCGCAGAACGCCGCGACGGGCAACTGAAACACCGCCGGCACCGGTACGGACGACAGCGCCGTGCGCGGCGACGCCGGCTCCGGCTTCCGTGGGGGTGGTGCCGTCGCGCTCGGCGTGGCCGGTCGCCGTGCGCGCGACGGTCGCGCGAGCGGTGACACGCCGCGTCGATGCCCGGCGGCCGGCGCGTCGCAAGCCGAGGCAGACGGCGAGGACGAGCGCCCCGATGACGAAACGCCAATAGGAGACGGCCATCGGCCCGAGACCGCTGGTGCGGTAGAGGACGGCGGCGACCGCGCCACCGGTGCCCCATGCCACGGCGGCCAGGGCGATCAAGGCCATGCCGCGCCAGGCGGGAACCGTTCCGCCCGGCGCACCGCCGCCCGGCGCCGGAACCACCGGCGACGCGGCGGACGCGGAAACGGCAGCCGGTGATGCGGCGGAAGCGACAGCCGGCAACGCGGCGGAAGAAAGAGCGGCAACGGGCAAGGCGGCGGAAGCGGAAACGGCAGCTGGCGACGCGACAGAAGGGCCAATGTCGGCCGGCGACGCGGCGGGAGCGAAAACGGCGGTCGGCAACGCGGCGGTCGCGGCGGTCGGCGACGCGGCCGATGCGGCGGTCGGCGACACGGCCGACACGGCGGTCGGCGACACGGCCGACACGGCGGTTGGCGACACGGCCGATGCGGCGGTTGGTGACGCGGCGGCGGAGGAAGTAGCGGAAGGCGATGAGGCGGACGAGGCCGGAGAGGTGGGCGAGGAAGTCTCGACGGACATGCGGATGCTCCACTGCGGATGGTCGGATCAGGGCTGCGGAGTGAGGCAGCGACCATCCGCCGCGCGCACATGGGCGCTTGCGGCAATCAAAGGCCCGGAGAAGGGGCCCTTACGGTCGCCCGCTCAGCGGGCGACCGGCGGGGAGCACACGACGGGACGCATGACCGGCACGCTAGACGATTCGCAGGTCACGGCGCAGCCGGATTCCACCACGTGGTCAGCGCAGCGGGCGGAGCGTGGCCTCCAGGCGCTGCAACTCGTCGAGCATCGCGGTCGCGGACTCGTCGATCGCGGGCGTCGCCTGGAACGCGCCGTCGGTGATGTGCTTCGCCACGAACGGGATGATCACCGACTCGCTGACCGGGATCATCTTCAGGTACTGCAGCACCGGCTTGATCGCCTGCGCCGACCGAACGCCGCCCGCCACCGCGCCGTAGCTGACCAGCCCGACCGGCTTGTGCTGCCACTCCTGGAACAGGTAGTCGATCGCGTTCTTGAGCGGCGCGGGATATCCGTGGTTGTACTCCGGCGTCACGATCACGAACGCGTCCGACGCGTCCACGGTCGCGCTCCACGCCTTCGTGTGGTCGAGTTCGTACTTCCGGAGCCGCGGGTGGTGCCGCTCGTTCATCAGCGGCAGGTCGATCTCCGCGAGGTCGGCGACCCGGATGTCGAAGCCGCCGTGCGCGGTCGCGCGCTCGGAGAACCAGCGGGCGACCGGCCCACCGGCGCGTCCGGGACGGGTACTGGCGATGATGATCGTGAGCTGTGGCACGCCGCTCATGATATGCGCCGTTCGACGGCCACTCCGCCCATCAGCAGGCAGCCGAGCGCGGGAATCACCAGCGGCGGGAGCTGCCAGGTGCACACGATCAGCATTCCGAGCCCGCCGACGAGCAGCAGCGAGCCGGCCGGGTCGGCGCGCGCCCGGACGGCCGCGTCCCGGAGCAGCACCGGCCAGGACGGCCCGCCGGGACGCCAGACCGCGGCCGCCCGCAGCACGACCACCAGCAGCGTGATCGTGGCGGCGGCGCAGATCACCGCGACCGGCGCCGCGCCGGGCAGCCCGCGCCGCACCGCGAGGAGATCGAGCGTGAGTACGCCGAGCACCGGCACCAGCAGCGCACCGAGTCCCAGGCCGCCGCGGCGGAAGGACATCAACAGCCGCCGGGGGTACGCGGAGAGCGCGGTCGACCGCCCGTCGAGGTGCGCCGCGATGTGGTCACAGCCCGCGCCGAGCGCCGGCAACAGCGTGACCAGCGGCACCGCCGCGATCAGCGTGAGCAGCCCGGCCAGCACGCACTCCGCGAACAGCGCGAGCCGCTCACCGCGCGCCTGCCGCACAGCCCCGGAATCCCGCGCGGCAGGCGAATCCCGCCTGGCGCCCGAAGGCTGCGCGGCAGGCGAATCCCATCCGGCGCTCGAAAACCGCGCGGCACGCGATACCGGCGCAGCACCCGAAGAGTTCGCAACGCCCGAAGACTGAGCAACGCCCGGAGGCTGAGCAACGCCCGGAGGCTGCGCGGCACGCGAAACCCGCGCGGCACCCGCGGGCAGCGCAGAGCTCGAAGCGCGTGGGCCTCGTGACGTGGGCACGTCAGCCCTTGATTCCGGAGGTGGAGACGCCCTCGATCAGGAAGCGCTGGAAGACCAGGAAGAACAGGATGACGGGGAGCAGCGCCAGCATCGACATCGCGATCAGCGCTCCGTAGTCGGTGGCCTCGGTCTGGTCGATGTAGAGCTGCAACGCGAGCGGCAGCGGGTACTTGTCCGGCGTGGACAGGTAGATCAGCGGGCCGAAGAAGTCGTTCCACGTCCAGATGAACGTGAAGATCGATGTGGTGATCAGCGCGGGGCGGGACAGCGGCAGCACGATGTTCCAGAAGATCCGCCCGTGGCCTGCGCCGTCGATCCGCGCGGACTCGTCCAGCTCGTGCGGCAGCGTTCGCATGAACTGGACCAGCAGGAACACGAAGAACGCCTCGACCGCGAGGAACTTGCCGACCAGCAGCGGTACGTACGTGTCGACAAGATCGAGGCTCTGGAACACGATGTACTGCGGGATGATCAGCACGTGGAACGGCAGCAGCAGCGTGCTGATCATGAGTGCGAACAGCAGGCCCCGGCCGCGGAACCGCACCCGGGCGAACGCGTACGCCGTGAGCGCGCTGGACACCACGGTCCCGATCACGGACAGCACCGCCAGCAGCAGTGAGTTGCCGAAGAGCCGCCACACGCCGATCCCGGCCACGCCCTCGGCCGCGGTCGCGTAGTTGCGGCCGGTCGGCGGCGCGGGCAGCAGGTCGAGGTCGCCGATGATGTCCCGCGAGTCCTTGAACGACGAGCTGATCATCCACACCACCGGGTAGAGCACCACGATCAGCAGCAGGACGGCACCGGCGTGCCAGGCCGCCGCGTGCAGCCGTCTCATGCCCTGTCCCCCGCGTAGTGCACCCACATCCGGCTGGTCCGGAACAGCAGCGCGGTGACCAGACCGACGCCGAGCACCAGCATCCAGGCCATCGCGGACGCGTAGCCCATCCGGAAATCGACGAAACCCCGGCCGTAGAGGTAGACCGTGTAGAGCAGCGTGGAACCGGCCGGCCCGCCACCGCCGGCGGCACCGGTCGCGATCACGAACGCGGACGTGAACACCTGGAACGCGCCGATGATCTCCAACAGCAGGTTGAAGAAGAGCACCGGCGACAGCATCGGCAGCGTGATCGCCCGGAACCGGCGCCAGGGCCCGGCGCCGTCGACCGCGGCCGCCTCGTACAGCTCGCCGGGGATCTGTTTCAACCCGGCCAGGAAGATCACCATCGGGCCGCCGAACTGCCACGCGGCCAGCAGCACCAGCATCGGCAGCGAGAACTCCGGCCGGCCGACCCAGCCGCCGGTGTCCAGCCCGATCGCGCCGAGGCCCCGGTCCACGATCGCGCCGTCCGAGAAGATGCTCTTCCAGACCAGCGACAGGCTGACGCTCGCGCCGATCAGCGACGGTGCGTAGAACGCGGACCGGTACAGCCCTTGACCGAGGCGCGGCCGGTTGAGCAGCAGCGCCACGCCCAGCGCCGCGGCCAGTTTGAGCGGCACGGCCAGCGCGACGTATCCCGCGGTGACCGTGACCGACCGCAGGTAGCGCGGGTCGTCGAACATCCGCTGGTAGTTCTCCAGGCCGATCCACTCCGGCGTGTCGAACAGGTTGTAGTCGGTGAAGGACAGGTAGAGCGAGGCGAGCATCGGGCCGATCGTGAGCAGCAGCATGCCGAGCAGCCAGGGGGCCAGGAACAGCAGCCCGGCCCCGGCGTCACCGGGCCGCTGGTGCCGCTGCCCACCTCGTACCCCCGAAGGCCGTCGACCTTGGGTTTTGATCATCCGGCGAGCGTGTCCTCGGCCTCGGTGAAGAAGGTGTCGACCGCGTCGGGCACGGAGGAGCGGCCGTAACTGATCTCGTCCGCGATGCGCAGGAACGCGGCCTCGATCGTGCCCGCGCCCTTCGGCGGGGCCGGCGGTGCCTTCTGCAGCAGCGGCGCGATGGCCTCCTCGTACTCCGCGATGGCGAGCGCCGGTCCTTCGAGAACGGCCGCGTCGCGCTGCGCGTTCGTGGCCGGGATGCCGCGGTTGCTGCCGAAGATCCGGCCGACCTGCGGGTCGTTGATCAGGAAGCTGATCAGCTTGGCGGCCTCGTCCGGGTGGTCGGTGCGCGCGGACGCGGAGAGCAGCATGGCGGGCTTGAGGTACTGCCCGGTGGGGCCGCCCGCGGTCGTCACCGGCACCGGCCCGATCTTGAGTTCGGCCTCGGTCTCGGACGCGTACCGCGCGAAGAAGTTGTCCCAGCGGAACTCGGTGGCGATCAGATCCTTGGTGATCGGCGACGCCGGCTCGATCTGCGCGACCTTCTCCGACGGGATGAACCGGCCGTCGTCGATGTACTGCTTCCCGACGGTCCAGTAGTCGATCAGCTGCTGCTTGCTGAAGCCGAGCTTGCCGCCCCCGGTGTAGAGCGTGGCGCCGGCCTGCAGCAGGTACGACTCGAAGCTGTAGATCACCGAACGGTAGTTGCTGCCGCCGTAGGTCCTCCCGGCGCCCTTCTTGGAGACCGTGTCCAGCAGCGCGTGGTACTGATCCCAGGTGATGCCGGTCCTCGGCTCCTCGACACCGGCCTCGGTCAACAGTTTCGGGTTGTAGAACATGCACCACGTGTTGCCGCCGGTGGGAATGCCGTAGAGCGCGCCGTTCACCTCGCCGACGCCCTGGAACGCCGGGATCAGGTCGTCGACCTTCACGCCGGTCTTCTTCAGGTCCAGCAGGACGTTGCGATCCGCGTACTCCCGGAGGTAGGCGAAGTCCATCTGGAGCACGTCGGGCGCGTTGCCGCCGGCGGTCTCGGTCGCCATCTTCTGCCAGTACGCCTCGAACTCCTGGAAGCTCGGCGTCACCGTGATCGTCGGGTGCGCGGCCTGGAACAGGTCGATCGACTGCTGCATGAGCGCGGCCCGGTCCGCGTTCCCCCACCAGGAGAACCGGAGCGTGACGTCGCCGCCCGCGTCGTCGCCGCCACCGCAGGCGGTCAGGCCACCGGCCAGCAGGAGCGCGGCAAGCGCTGTCCTGAATCGTTTTATCGACGTCATCCGAGCCAACCCCTCGAAATGATCTATACATTTCAATACGTCACTGCGAGCCGTGGGCTCAGACGTTAGGGGCTGGTTTCATGACCGTCAATACCTCGGCTTGAACGTTACAAAGCGCGGTCGCCGGAGATCGGTCACGAAAACTTCACTGACTCCGAGGTCGGCGGGGACCGTCGCCCGGCCCCCGCCGACCCGGCGTCACTTGTAGATGTTGTTCAGCGAGGCCGGGGCCGGCTGCGCGTTCGCCGGAGCCTCCGGAGCCTTGGCCGTGCCGAACTCGGTGAACGTCAGCGTCTGCTTGATCTCCGGCGTCTTGTCCGTCTTCGCGATCGTGAAGACCAGCCCGGAGACGTTGCCCTGACCGTCCAGCTCCGCCGTGAACGCCGCGGTTTTCGCCGTGTCGCCGAGCGCCTGCAGCAGCGTCTTGGTCTGCGGGTTCGGGTTGTTCTCGGACGCGACCGCGAAGTCGAACGTGCCCTTGAACGCGGCATCGCCGTCGCGCTCCACCGAGGAGATCGACTTCACGAACGCGGACTGCACCGGCGACTGCTGCTCGAACGTGTAGTCCAGCTGCTTGGCGATGTTCAGGTCCAGCTCATACCACGTGCCCGGGTCGATACCGAGGCTGCTGTTGCCGGATCCGAAGTCGAGCTTCGTGTACGCCTTGCCGCCCACGTACGCGGTCTCGGTGCTGAACTTCGTCCCCTCCAGCTCACCGGAGGTCACCTGGGTCGACGACTCCCCCGGCGCGTAGACCACCCCGGACGCCTCGGTCCCGTCCACGCTCATCGTGTACGCGTAGTGCCGCGCCTCGATCGCCGCGAAGGCCTGCAGGAACGCCTCCTTCGGATCCGCCGGCGTCACCGCGGGCGCCGCCGCCTCCGTCCCACCCGCGGCCGGCGCGCCCGCCCCACCGCCACTCTCGGACCCACCGCAGCCGGCCGTGACCCCCAGCACGGCAACCGCGGACATGGCGACGACGACGCTCTTCAAAGCCTTCACGTACGTAACTCCCCGTAGCTGCATCCGGTCCCAACCAACTCCGACGCAGGCTAGAACAGGCATGCAACCTTTACGACCTTGGTCACATCTGGTGACCGGTGGCGATCCCGTCGAGTGCGGTGAGGTCGCCCGGGGAGGCTGGGCGACGGACATCGTGCGCGCCTCTCGATCCGGTGCGATGTGCTAGCTCCATCATGGTGAGGTAACTTCCTATTGGGAAGTGCGCACCTCGGGGTGCGTGGGCACTGGAGGAGCGGCGATGGCGACGACGGCGGCGGCCGAGAAGCGGGCGCAGGCGAAGATGGAGTACGACGCGTTTCTGGCCGTGTGCCCGAGCCGCAAACTACTGGACCGGATCTCCGACAAATGGGTCGCACTCATCCTGGCCGCGCTGGGCAGCGGCCCGGACTGCGCGGGCGAGCCGCGGCCGATGCGCTACTCCGAGCTGTCCCGGCTGCTGGCCGGCGTGAGCCAGAAGATGCTCACCCAGACGCTGCGCGCGCTGGAACGCGACGGCCTGATCTCGCGCAGCGTCGCGCCGACCGTGCCGGTGACGGTCACCTACGAGCTGACCGCGCTGGGCCTCTCGCTGCACGCGATGATGCGCGGCCTCAAGCTCTGGGCGCAGGACCACATGGACGAGGTGCTGGCCCACCGCGAGGCATATGACGCCTGAAAAAGGGAGGCCTCCCGCACGTACCCGCGCGGGAGGCCTTTGACCTTGCTTTCGATCCGTCAGCTGCAGCCGGAGGTGCTGCCGCAGCCCTCGCAGACGTAGCAGCTGCCCGCCGGGCGCATCTTGGTGCCGCAGGTGAAGCAGAGCGGTGCGTCGGTGGAGCGGCCCTGGACCAGCTCGAGGAGCTCGGTCGAGGTGCGGGCCTGGACCGGTGCGGGCTGGGACGGGACCTTGGCCTCGGCCGGCTTGACCGGCTCGGCGACCGGGGACGCGGTGGCGACCGGCTCCGGGGCCCTGGTGGGCACCGGAGCGGACGCGGCCATGCCGGCCAGGTCGACGACCGTGCCCTCCTGCTCGGCCGCAACCTGGGCCGCGCGCTCACGCGTGGTCAGGATGCCCAGCTCGGAGCGGGTCTCGAAGTCCAGGTAGTCCAGCGCCAGGCGACGGAAGATGTAGTCCATCACCGAGGACGCCATCCGGATGTCCGGGTCGTCGGTCATGCCGGCCGGCTCGAAGCGCATGTTCGTGAACTTGCTGACGAACGTCTCCAGCGGGACGCCGTGCTGAAGCCCTATCGAGATGGCCACCGAGAAGGCGTCCATCACGCCGGCGAGCGTGGAGCCCTGCTTCGACATCTTCAGGAAGACCTCGCCGAGGCCGCCGTCCGGGTAGCCGGAGGAGGTGAGGTAGCCCTCGGCGCCGGCGACCGAGTAGGACACGGTCTGCGAGGAGCGCTTCTTCGGGAGGCGCTTGCGGACCGGGCGGTACTCGATGACCTTCTCGACGACCGTCTCGACCTCGGCCTTGGGCTCCTCGGCCGGGGTCTCCTTCTTCATCGCGGAGAGCGGCTGGCCGACCTTGCAGTTGTCGCGGTAGATCGCGAGCGCCTTGAGACCCAGCTTCCAGCCCTGGAAGTAGACCTCCTCGACCTCCTCGACCGTCGCGTTCTCCGGCATGTTGACCGTCTTGGAGATCGCGCCGGAGATGAACGGCTGGACCGCCGCCATCATCCGCACGTGGCCCATCGGGGAGATGGACCGGGCGCCCATCGCGCAGTCGAAGATCGAGTAGTGCTCGCTCTTCAGGCCGGGGGCGTCGATCACGTGGCCGTGCTCGCCGATGTGCTCGACGATCGCCTCGACCTGCTCCTCCTGGTAGCCGATGCTGCGCAGCGCGCGCGGGACCGTCTGGTTGACGATCTGCATCGAGCCGCCGCCGACCAGCTTCTTGAACTTGACGAGCGCCAGGTCCGGCTCGATGCCGGTGGTGTCGCAGTCCATCATCAGGCCGATGGTGCCGGTCGGCGCGAGAACCGAGGCCTGCGCGTTGCGCCAGCCGTTCTTCTCACCGATCTTGTTGCCCAGCGTCCACTGCTCGCCGGCCGCCTCGCGGATCGCGTCGGAGACCGTGCTGAACGCCCTTATGTCGTCGTTCGCCGCGGCGTGCTTGCGCATGACGCGCTGGTGCGCCTTGGCGTTGCGGGCGTAGCCGTCGTACGCGCCGACGATGCCGGCCAGCTCGGCCGAGCGGCGGTACGCCGTACCGGTCATCAGCGAGGTGATCGCGCCGGCGACGGTGCGGCCACCGTCCGAGTCGTAGGGCAGGCCGGACGCCATCAGCAGCGCGCCGATGTTCGCGTAGCCGATGCCCAGCTGACGGTACGCCCGGGTGGTGGCGCCGATCCGCTCGGTCGGGAAGTCGGCGAAGCAGATCGAGATGTCCATCGCGGTGATGATGAACTCGACCGACTTGACGAACTTCTCGATCTCGAAGCCGCCGTCGTCCTTGAGGAACTTCATCAGGTTCAGCGAGGCCAGGTTGCAGGACGAGTCGTCCAGCGACATGTACTCCGAGCACGGGTTCGAGGCGGTGATCCGCCCGGTCTCCGGGTTCGTGTGCCAGTCGTTGATGATGTCGTCGTACTGGATGCCCGGGTCGGCGCACTCCCACGCGGCCAGCGCGACCTTGCGGAACAGGCCCTTGGCGTCGATCGTGGAGATGACGCTGCCGTCCATCCGGCTGCGCAGGCCGAAGTCGGTGCCGTTCTCGACCGCGGTCATGAACTCGTCCGACACGCGGACCGAGTTGTTCGCGTTCTGGTACTGCACGGAGACGATGTCGGCGCCGCCCAGGTCCATGTCGAAGCCGGCGTCCCGCAGCGCGCGGATCTTGTCCTCCTCGCGCGCCTTGGTCTCGACGAACTCCTCGATGTCCGGGTGGTCGATGTCGAGGATGACCATCTTGGCGGCGCGGCGGGTGGCGCCACCGGACTTGATGGTGCCGGCCGACGCGTCCGCGCCGCGCATGAAGCTGACCGGGCCGGAGGCGGTGCCGCCGCTGGAGAGCAGCTCCTTGGAGGAGCGGATCCGGGACAGGTTCACGCCGGAGCC
Coding sequences within it:
- a CDS encoding DMT family transporter; this translates as MALIALAAVAWGTGGAVAAVLYRTSGLGPMAVSYWRFVIGALVLAVCLGLRRAGRRASTRRVTARATVARTATGHAERDGTTPTEAGAGVAAHGAVVRTGAGGVSVARRGVLRRLLMVIATGVGLAVYQSAFYFSIAETGLAVATVVTLGAGPILIAVGARVFLAERLGHAGAAAITLALSGLVALSLDSGTTGPNPALGIAYALSSALGYAVVTLIGRATDAGGDPFETSLTGFLVGGIVLTPFALAEGVLPSMTGLPVTIGWLLYLGVVASALAYGLFFAGLAHVSATTAAIVTLLEPVAAAVLAVTFLGEHLTPAVLTGMLLLLGAVAALARPSRR
- a CDS encoding NADPH-dependent FMN reductase, translated to MSGVPQLTIIIASTRPGRAGGPVARWFSERATAHGGFDIRVADLAEIDLPLMNERHHPRLRKYELDHTKAWSATVDASDAFVIVTPEYNHGYPAPLKNAIDYLFQEWQHKPVGLVSYGAVAGGVRSAQAIKPVLQYLKMIPVSESVIIPFVAKHITDGAFQATPAIDESATAMLDELQRLEATLRPLR
- a CDS encoding carbohydrate ABC transporter permease; the encoded protein is MRRLHAAAWHAGAVLLLIVVLYPVVWMISSSFKDSRDIIGDLDLLPAPPTGRNYATAAEGVAGIGVWRLFGNSLLLAVLSVIGTVVSSALTAYAFARVRFRGRGLLFALMISTLLLPFHVLIIPQYIVFQSLDLVDTYVPLLVGKFLAVEAFFVFLLVQFMRTLPHELDESARIDGAGHGRIFWNIVLPLSRPALITTSIFTFIWTWNDFFGPLIYLSTPDKYPLPLALQLYIDQTEATDYGALIAMSMLALLPVILFFLVFQRFLIEGVSTSGIKG
- a CDS encoding carbohydrate ABC transporter permease yields the protein MIKTQGRRPSGVRGGQRHQRPGDAGAGLLFLAPWLLGMLLLTIGPMLASLYLSFTDYNLFDTPEWIGLENYQRMFDDPRYLRSVTVTAGYVALAVPLKLAAALGVALLLNRPRLGQGLYRSAFYAPSLIGASVSLSLVWKSIFSDGAIVDRGLGAIGLDTGGWVGRPEFSLPMLVLLAAWQFGGPMVIFLAGLKQIPGELYEAAAVDGAGPWRRFRAITLPMLSPVLFFNLLLEIIGAFQVFTSAFVIATGAAGGGGPAGSTLLYTVYLYGRGFVDFRMGYASAMAWMLVLGVGLVTALLFRTSRMWVHYAGDRA
- a CDS encoding ABC transporter substrate-binding protein, whose product is MTSIKRFRTALAALLLAGGLTACGGGDDAGGDVTLRFSWWGNADRAALMQQSIDLFQAAHPTITVTPSFQEFEAYWQKMATETAGGNAPDVLQMDFAYLREYADRNVLLDLKKTGVKVDDLIPAFQGVGEVNGALYGIPTGGNTWCMFYNPKLLTEAGVEEPRTGITWDQYHALLDTVSKKGAGRTYGGSNYRSVIYSFESYLLQAGATLYTGGGKLGFSKQQLIDYWTVGKQYIDDGRFIPSEKVAQIEPASPITKDLIATEFRWDNFFARYASETEAELKIGPVPVTTAGGPTGQYLKPAMLLSASARTDHPDEAAKLISFLINDPQVGRIFGSNRGIPATNAQRDAAVLEGPALAIAEYEEAIAPLLQKAPPAPPKGAGTIEAAFLRIADEISYGRSSVPDAVDTFFTEAEDTLAG
- a CDS encoding winged helix-turn-helix transcriptional regulator — encoded protein: MATTAAAEKRAQAKMEYDAFLAVCPSRKLLDRISDKWVALILAALGSGPDCAGEPRPMRYSELSRLLAGVSQKMLTQTLRALERDGLISRSVAPTVPVTVTYELTALGLSLHAMMRGLKLWAQDHMDEVLAHREAYDA
- a CDS encoding vitamin B12-dependent ribonucleotide reductase is translated as MRATQSNGSAPKESKELKGLSVERVWTTEGVHPYDEVEWERRDVVMTNWRDGSINFEQRGVEYPTSWSVNAANIVTTKYFRGAVGTPAREWSLKQLIDRVARTYRAAGEKYGYFATTADAEIFEHELTWMLLHQVFSFNSPVWFNVGTTSPQQVSACFILSVDDSMDSILDWYKEEGLIFKGGSGSGVNLSRIRSSKELLSSGGTASGPVSFMRGADASAGTIKSGGATRRAAKMVILDIDHPDIEEFVETKAREEDKIRALRDAGFDMDLGGADIVSVQYQNANNSVRVSDEFMTAVENGTDFGLRSRMDGSVISTIDAKGLFRKVALAAWECADPGIQYDDIINDWHTNPETGRITASNPCSEYMSLDDSSCNLASLNLMKFLKDDGGFEIEKFVKSVEFIITAMDISICFADFPTERIGATTRAYRQLGIGYANIGALLMASGLPYDSDGGRTVAGAITSLMTGTAYRRSAELAGIVGAYDGYARNAKAHQRVMRKHAAANDDIRAFSTVSDAIREAAGEQWTLGNKIGEKNGWRNAQASVLAPTGTIGLMMDCDTTGIEPDLALVKFKKLVGGGSMQIVNQTVPRALRSIGYQEEQVEAIVEHIGEHGHVIDAPGLKSEHYSIFDCAMGARSISPMGHVRMMAAVQPFISGAISKTVNMPENATVEEVEEVYFQGWKLGLKALAIYRDNCKVGQPLSAMKKETPAEEPKAEVETVVEKVIEYRPVRKRLPKKRSSQTVSYSVAGAEGYLTSSGYPDGGLGEVFLKMSKQGSTLAGVMDAFSVAISIGLQHGVPLETFVSKFTNMRFEPAGMTDDPDIRMASSVMDYIFRRLALDYLDFETRSELGILTTRERAAQVAAEQEGTVVDLAGMAASAPVPTRAPEPVATASPVAEPVKPAEAKVPSQPAPVQARTSTELLELVQGRSTDAPLCFTCGTKMRPAGSCYVCEGCGSTSGCS